Proteins from a genomic interval of Sphingomonas sp. Y38-1Y:
- a CDS encoding MOSC domain-containing protein, which yields MTGRLAGIARHAFPRGPIEVIDHVEVSVAGGLTGDFRGAVKPGGRGRRQVSLIEAKDWAVAMAATGHSLEWWHRRANLLVDGIDLPQVPGARLRIGTVLLEITQECDPCSRMEEIAEGLKAALTPDWRGGALAKVIEGGDIAVGDAIEVLELPVRAE from the coding sequence ATGACCGGCCGCCTTGCCGGGATCGCCCGGCATGCGTTTCCGCGCGGGCCGATCGAGGTGATCGACCATGTCGAGGTGAGCGTCGCCGGCGGCCTGACCGGCGACTTTCGCGGCGCGGTGAAGCCGGGCGGCCGGGGACGGCGACAGGTGTCGCTGATCGAGGCGAAGGACTGGGCGGTCGCGATGGCGGCGACGGGCCACAGCCTCGAATGGTGGCACCGGCGCGCCAATCTGCTGGTCGACGGGATCGACCTGCCGCAGGTGCCGGGTGCGCGGCTGCGCATCGGTACCGTGCTGCTCGAGATCACGCAGGAATGCGACCCGTGCAGCCGCATGGAAGAGATCGCCGAGGGGCTGAAGGCGGCGCTGACGCCCGACTGGCGCGGCGGCGCGCTGGCCAAGGTGATCGAGGGCGGCGACATCGCGGTCGGCGATGCGATCGAGGTTTTGGAACTTCCCGTTCGTGCTGAGTAG
- the gap gene encoding type I glyceraldehyde-3-phosphate dehydrogenase, protein MTKVAINGFGRIGRLVARAILERPDSGLELVTINDLADAKSNAWLFSRDSVHGRYPGEVSAEGNDLIVDGKRIKVTAERDPANLPHAENGVELVLECTGFFTDRAACEKHIAAGAKKVLISAPGKNVDLTVVFGVNHDKLEAGHTIVSNASCTTNCLAPVAKVLNDAIGIERGLMTTIHAYTNDQKILDQIHPDLRRARAAAMSMIPTTTGAARAVGEVLPELKGKLDGSSVRVPVPDGSLIDLTFTPKRDTTKEEVNAILKAASEEGPLKGVLAFTDEPLVSIDIVHTPFSSTVDSLETAVIDGKLVRVVSWYDNEWGFSNRMVDTAAAMAKLG, encoded by the coding sequence ATGACCAAGGTTGCGATCAATGGCTTCGGGCGCATCGGCCGCCTCGTCGCGCGCGCCATCCTCGAGCGGCCGGACAGCGGGCTGGAGCTCGTCACGATCAACGACCTGGCCGACGCCAAGTCGAACGCCTGGCTGTTCAGCCGCGATTCGGTGCATGGCCGCTATCCGGGCGAAGTGTCGGCCGAGGGCAACGACCTGATCGTCGACGGCAAGCGCATCAAGGTGACCGCCGAGCGCGATCCCGCCAACCTGCCGCATGCCGAGAACGGCGTCGAGCTGGTGCTGGAGTGCACCGGCTTCTTCACCGACCGCGCGGCGTGCGAGAAGCACATCGCGGCCGGCGCCAAGAAGGTGCTGATCTCCGCCCCCGGCAAGAATGTCGACCTGACCGTCGTGTTCGGCGTCAACCACGACAAGCTGGAGGCGGGGCACACGATCGTGTCCAACGCGTCGTGCACGACCAACTGCCTGGCGCCCGTCGCCAAGGTGCTGAACGACGCGATCGGCATCGAGCGCGGGCTGATGACGACGATCCACGCCTATACCAACGACCAGAAGATCCTGGACCAGATCCATCCCGACCTGCGCCGGGCGCGGGCGGCGGCGATGTCGATGATCCCGACGACGACGGGCGCGGCGCGCGCGGTGGGCGAGGTGCTGCCCGAACTGAAGGGCAAGCTGGATGGTTCGTCGGTGCGCGTGCCGGTGCCGGACGGCTCGCTGATCGACCTGACCTTCACGCCGAAGCGCGACACGACCAAGGAAGAGGTCAACGCGATCCTGAAGGCGGCGTCGGAAGAAGGTCCGCTGAAGGGCGTGCTCGCCTTTACCGACGAGCCTTTGGTGTCGATCGACATCGTCCACACGCCGTTCAGCTCGACGGTCGACAGCCTGGAGACCGCGGTGATCGACGGCAAGCTGGTCCGCGTGGTCAGCTGGTACGACAATGAGTGGGGTTTCTCGAACCGCATGGTCGACACGGCCGCGGCGATGGCCAAGCTCGGCTGA
- the tkt gene encoding transketolase, whose protein sequence is MTVSDQDCANAIRALAMDAVEAANSGHPGMPMGMADVATVLWQRYLKFDAADPHWPDRDRFILSAGHGSMLIYALLHLTGFARPTLEDLKAFRQLGSPCAGHPENFELAGIEATTGPLGQGLAMAVGFALAERHLNAQFGDGLVDHNTWVIAGDGCLMEGINHEAIGLAGHLKLGRLKVLWDDNRITIDGAVSKSSIEDIPARYRATGWHVVECDGHDHADIARAMDEALASDLPTLIRCRTVIGKGAPTKAGTSGSHGSPLGAKEIEGAREALGWNHPAFVIPDDIRETWLAAGKRGNGEHEAWNARLAGHADAAEFTRRMQGELPAGNPIGDYIDTLLADPKKVATRKASEMALEALTAAIPEMVGGSADLTGSNNTRTKATGPLTADDYAGRYVSYGIREFGMAAAMNGLALHGGVIPYGGTFLVFSDYARGAIRLSALQNTRVIYVLTHDSIGLGEDGPTHQPIEHLTSLRLIPNLDVFRPCDTVETAECWALALAKQDGPAVLALSRQNLPQLRTDNEMKSARGAYRLFAAEAERRVILIATGSEVEIAAGVREALEAEGIGADVVSMPSWERFDAQPADYRADVLPDVDPSQILRVSIEAGTTLGWERYTMVHGLRFGIDGWGASGPIDAVYDKFGLTVPKITQAVRDRLQAQEK, encoded by the coding sequence ATGACCGTTTCGGATCAGGATTGCGCCAACGCGATCCGCGCGCTGGCGATGGACGCCGTCGAGGCAGCCAATTCGGGCCATCCCGGCATGCCGATGGGCATGGCCGACGTCGCGACGGTGCTGTGGCAGCGTTACCTGAAGTTCGATGCGGCCGATCCGCACTGGCCCGATCGCGACCGCTTCATCCTGTCGGCCGGTCACGGCTCGATGCTGATCTATGCGCTGCTCCACCTGACCGGGTTTGCGCGGCCGACGCTCGAGGATCTGAAGGCGTTCCGCCAGCTCGGCAGCCCGTGCGCGGGGCACCCCGAGAATTTCGAGCTCGCCGGGATCGAGGCGACCACCGGGCCGCTGGGCCAGGGCCTGGCGATGGCAGTCGGCTTCGCGCTGGCCGAGCGGCACCTGAACGCGCAGTTCGGCGACGGGCTGGTCGATCACAATACCTGGGTGATCGCGGGCGACGGCTGCCTGATGGAAGGCATCAACCACGAGGCGATCGGCCTGGCCGGTCATCTGAAGCTCGGCCGGCTCAAGGTGCTGTGGGACGACAACCGCATCACCATCGACGGCGCAGTGTCGAAGTCGTCGATCGAGGACATCCCGGCCCGCTATCGCGCGACCGGCTGGCATGTCGTCGAGTGCGACGGGCATGACCATGCCGACATCGCCCGCGCGATGGACGAGGCGCTGGCGAGCGACCTGCCGACGCTGATCCGCTGCCGCACCGTCATCGGCAAGGGTGCGCCGACCAAGGCGGGCACGTCGGGCAGCCACGGATCGCCGCTGGGTGCCAAGGAGATCGAGGGCGCGCGCGAGGCGCTGGGCTGGAACCACCCGGCCTTCGTCATCCCCGACGATATCCGCGAGACCTGGCTCGCCGCGGGCAAGCGCGGCAATGGCGAGCATGAGGCGTGGAACGCCCGCCTTGCCGGCCATGCCGATGCGGCCGAGTTCACGCGCCGGATGCAGGGCGAGCTGCCCGCCGGCAACCCGATTGGCGACTATATCGACACGCTGCTGGCCGACCCCAAGAAGGTCGCGACCCGCAAGGCGTCGGAGATGGCGCTCGAGGCGCTGACCGCGGCGATCCCCGAAATGGTCGGCGGATCGGCCGACCTGACGGGATCGAACAACACGCGCACCAAGGCGACAGGGCCGCTGACGGCCGACGACTATGCCGGCCGCTATGTCTCCTACGGCATTCGCGAGTTTGGCATGGCCGCGGCGATGAACGGGCTGGCGCTGCATGGCGGCGTCATCCCCTATGGCGGCACGTTCCTGGTCTTTTCCGACTATGCGCGCGGCGCGATCCGGCTGTCGGCGCTCCAGAACACGCGCGTCATCTATGTCCTCACGCACGATTCGATCGGGCTGGGCGAGGACGGGCCGACGCACCAGCCGATCGAGCATCTGACCAGCCTTCGCCTGATCCCCAACCTCGACGTCTTCCGTCCGTGCGATACGGTCGAGACGGCCGAGTGCTGGGCGCTGGCGCTCGCCAAGCAGGACGGGCCTGCGGTGCTGGCGCTGAGCCGGCAGAACCTGCCGCAGCTTCGCACCGACAACGAGATGAAGTCGGCGCGCGGCGCCTATCGCCTGTTCGCCGCCGAGGCGGAACGCCGTGTCATCCTGATCGCGACGGGATCGGAGGTCGAGATCGCCGCGGGCGTGCGCGAGGCGCTGGAGGCCGAGGGGATTGGCGCCGACGTCGTGTCGATGCCATCGTGGGAGCGTTTCGACGCGCAGCCCGCCGACTACCGCGCCGACGTGCTGCCGGACGTCGACCCGTCGCAGATCCTGCGCGTGTCGATCGAGGCGGGCACGACGCTCGGCTGGGAACGCTACACGATGGTGCACGGCCTTCGCTTCGGCATCGACGGCTGGGGCGCATCGGGCCCGATCGACGCCGTCTATGACAAGTTCGGGCTGACCGTGCCCAAGATCACGCAAGCCGTCCGAGATCGGCTGCAGGCTCAGGAGAAGTAA
- a CDS encoding cell division protein ZapA, whose amino-acid sequence MAQVSFEIAGRPYAVGCREGEEPHLRALAKRLDTLAPAATRASGGLNHERTLLYIALMLADQVADLERSPAQGVPTHLLDRLAERLEAVAAALEEAPESD is encoded by the coding sequence ATGGCGCAGGTCAGCTTCGAGATCGCCGGGCGCCCCTATGCCGTCGGCTGCCGCGAGGGGGAGGAGCCGCACCTGCGCGCGCTGGCCAAGCGGCTCGACACGCTCGCCCCCGCCGCGACCCGCGCCTCGGGCGGGCTCAACCACGAACGCACGCTGCTCTACATCGCGCTGATGCTGGCCGATCAGGTCGCCGACCTGGAGCGGTCGCCGGCGCAGGGCGTACCGACCCACCTGCTCGACCGACTTGCCGAGCGGCTGGAAGCGGTCGCCGCGGCCCTTGAGGAAGCGCCGGAGAGCGACTAA
- a CDS encoding 5-formyltetrahydrofolate cyclo-ligase, producing MNPAPAPSIDKPALRARLRGLRDAFVIDGAPPIAPPAAYLARLRRSLCVAAYVPLGSEADPAPLVEAALAAGCTLALPRTLSRARPIAFHAFAPGDPLEVAAFGLRQPLADAPVATPDIVLVPLVGFDGACNRLGQGAGHYDRALVGLPGVYALGIAYSVQQVPALPVDPWDRVLDAIVTETRLIERNTAS from the coding sequence TTGAACCCCGCCCCAGCCCCTTCCATCGACAAACCCGCGCTCAGGGCACGGCTGCGCGGCCTGCGCGACGCGTTCGTCATCGACGGCGCGCCGCCGATCGCGCCGCCCGCCGCCTACCTGGCACGACTCCGGCGGAGCCTCTGCGTTGCCGCCTATGTCCCGCTCGGTTCGGAGGCGGATCCCGCGCCGCTGGTCGAGGCCGCGCTCGCCGCCGGCTGCACGCTCGCACTCCCGCGCACGCTCAGCCGCGCTCGGCCGATCGCCTTCCACGCCTTCGCGCCCGGCGATCCGCTGGAGGTCGCCGCCTTCGGCCTACGCCAGCCGCTGGCCGACGCACCGGTCGCGACGCCCGACATCGTCCTCGTGCCGCTCGTCGGCTTCGACGGCGCGTGCAACCGGCTGGGTCAGGGCGCTGGCCACTATGATCGCGCGCTCGTGGGCTTGCCCGGGGTGTACGCACTCGGCATCGCCTATTCAGTGCAGCAGGTGCCGGCGCTGCCCGTCGACCCGTGGGATCGCGTGCTCGACGCCATCGTCACCGAAACCCGCCTCATCGAAAGGAATACCGCGTCGTGA
- a CDS encoding DUF2842 domain-containing protein has translation MTPSWRKPAGALLIVVLIVLWAVLIASFSGAIGQLHPLAQALVYVITGIVWIAPLKPLLRWMETGRWRA, from the coding sequence GTGACTCCCTCCTGGCGAAAGCCCGCCGGCGCGCTCCTGATCGTCGTGCTGATCGTCCTCTGGGCGGTGCTGATCGCCAGCTTCTCGGGCGCGATCGGGCAGTTGCATCCGCTCGCCCAGGCGCTGGTCTATGTCATCACCGGCATCGTCTGGATCGCGCCGCTGAAGCCGCTTCTCCGCTGGATGGAAACCGGCCGCTGGCGCGCATAG
- a CDS encoding AI-2E family transporter, which yields MPEPEEAVEELRRDRLLAALTLMAGAGLFLALPFALKAGSEFFLPLTAAIVIAIALVPALEWLERRRLPAPLASLTCVIVFLAVANAALASIVVPAWQWVRLLPERIQQIQSNVKPLIDFYSNAERFVNRTIENFASVPAREAPAAVAAPPPTGLLDLVGTSAPSALIEMFFAILVIYFFLSGWTRLRRAAITSRTSFGGALATARVIQDVVDDTSAYLGTITVINISLGLIVAGALYLVDMPTPLMWGGIVALLNYIPYFGPVIAAALLALGGLMTFSDLWWAMLPAVIMVGAHLIEANAITPLVVGHRLTISPILILVSLSFWGWVWGTPGALLAVPLLIIIQTVLNAAGKPDIAGFLFEHGTLASRPAPRHPAFKEKRDEPS from the coding sequence ATGCCCGAGCCCGAAGAAGCGGTGGAGGAGTTGCGCCGCGACCGGCTGCTTGCGGCGCTGACGCTGATGGCCGGGGCGGGGCTGTTCCTGGCGCTGCCGTTCGCGCTGAAGGCGGGGTCGGAATTCTTCCTGCCGCTGACCGCGGCGATCGTCATCGCCATCGCGCTGGTTCCCGCGCTCGAATGGCTGGAGCGGCGGCGGCTGCCCGCGCCGCTGGCCTCGCTGACCTGCGTGATCGTGTTCCTAGCGGTGGCCAATGCTGCGCTCGCCTCGATCGTCGTGCCGGCATGGCAATGGGTGCGGCTGCTGCCCGAGCGGATCCAGCAGATTCAGTCGAACGTGAAGCCGCTGATCGACTTCTATTCAAACGCCGAGCGGTTCGTGAACCGGACGATCGAGAATTTCGCGAGCGTCCCCGCACGGGAGGCGCCGGCCGCGGTCGCCGCGCCGCCGCCGACGGGCCTGCTCGACCTGGTCGGTACGTCGGCGCCGTCGGCGCTGATCGAGATGTTCTTCGCGATCCTCGTCATCTACTTCTTCCTGTCGGGCTGGACGCGGCTGAGGCGCGCGGCGATCACCAGCCGCACGAGCTTCGGCGGGGCGCTGGCGACGGCGCGCGTGATCCAGGACGTCGTCGACGACACCTCGGCCTATCTGGGCACGATCACGGTCATCAACATCTCGCTGGGGCTGATCGTCGCGGGGGCGCTGTACCTGGTCGACATGCCCACCCCCTTGATGTGGGGCGGGATCGTCGCGCTCCTCAACTACATCCCCTATTTCGGGCCGGTGATCGCCGCAGCACTCCTGGCGCTGGGCGGGTTGATGACGTTCAGCGATTTGTGGTGGGCGATGCTGCCTGCGGTCATCATGGTCGGCGCGCACCTGATCGAAGCCAATGCGATCACGCCGCTGGTGGTCGGGCACCGGCTGACGATCAGCCCGATCCTGATCCTCGTGTCGCTGAGCTTTTGGGGATGGGTCTGGGGGACGCCGGGCGCGCTTTTGGCGGTGCCGCTGCTCATCATCATCCAGACGGTGCTGAACGCCGCGGGCAAGCCCGATATCGCCGGCTTCCTGTTCGAGCACGGCACGCTCGCCAGCCGGCCCGCGCCGCGCCATCCGGCGTTCAAAGAAAAGCGCGACGAGCCGAGTTGA
- a CDS encoding glycerol kinase, with amino-acid sequence MADFILVLDEGTTSTRAMLFDRDGTCHDSESRPLDQHYPRAGWVEHDAAQIWKRTLECGRTVVDRAGGADRIAAIGIANQRETVVFWSRRTGEPLAPAIVWQDRRSADLCRRLRDRGEEAGVQARTGLLLDPYFSGTKIAWALEHWPELKAAGDDLAIGTVESWLVWKLTGGEHLTDASNAARTLLMGLGTGQWDDGLVDLFGVPRAALPRITDNAGDFGTTDAFGGSIPITGLAGDQQAATIGQACLDRGTVKATYGTGAFVLANCGAVPPTSRHRLLSTVLWQLGGRRTYALEGSVFVAGSLMQWLRDSLKLIERADESEGLARSVEDNGGVYCVPALAGIGAPWWEAEARAALTGMSFSTTRAHVVRACLESMAHQTHDLQTAFAADGARWSCLRIDGGMVANDWMAQDLADMLDLEVERPGFAETTALGAAMLAGLGCGWFKDLSEAAAMRGAADRFKPAIDADDRDRRLAGWSAAVAAVVSAAAR; translated from the coding sequence ATGGCCGATTTCATCCTCGTGCTCGACGAAGGCACCACCTCGACGCGGGCGATGCTGTTTGACCGCGACGGTACCTGCCACGACAGCGAGAGCCGGCCGCTCGACCAGCATTACCCCCGCGCCGGCTGGGTCGAGCATGACGCGGCGCAGATCTGGAAACGCACGCTCGAATGCGGCCGCACCGTCGTCGACCGCGCCGGCGGGGCGGATCGGATCGCCGCGATCGGCATCGCCAACCAGCGCGAAACCGTCGTCTTCTGGTCGCGCCGCACCGGCGAACCGCTGGCCCCCGCGATCGTCTGGCAGGATCGCCGCTCCGCCGATCTCTGCCGGCGGCTGCGCGACCGCGGCGAGGAAGCGGGCGTCCAGGCGCGTACCGGCCTCCTCCTCGATCCTTATTTCTCGGGCACCAAGATCGCCTGGGCGCTCGAACACTGGCCCGAGCTCAAGGCGGCCGGCGACGACCTCGCGATCGGCACTGTCGAGAGCTGGCTCGTCTGGAAGCTGACCGGCGGCGAGCATCTGACCGACGCCAGCAACGCCGCTCGCACGCTGCTGATGGGGCTCGGCACCGGCCAGTGGGACGACGGCCTGGTCGACCTGTTCGGCGTGCCCCGCGCCGCGCTCCCGCGCATCACCGACAATGCCGGCGACTTCGGCACGACCGATGCGTTCGGCGGCTCGATCCCGATTACGGGTCTTGCCGGCGATCAACAGGCAGCGACGATCGGTCAGGCCTGTCTCGACCGCGGCACCGTCAAGGCGACCTATGGCACCGGCGCCTTCGTCCTCGCCAATTGCGGCGCGGTGCCGCCCACCTCGCGCCATCGGCTCCTTTCGACAGTGCTGTGGCAGCTGGGCGGCAGACGCACCTATGCACTGGAGGGGTCGGTGTTCGTCGCCGGCAGCCTGATGCAATGGCTGCGCGATTCGCTGAAGCTGATCGAGCGCGCGGACGAGAGCGAAGGCCTGGCGCGATCGGTCGAGGACAATGGCGGCGTCTATTGCGTCCCCGCGCTCGCCGGTATCGGCGCACCCTGGTGGGAGGCGGAGGCGCGCGCCGCGCTTACCGGCATGAGCTTCTCGACCACGCGCGCGCATGTCGTTCGCGCCTGCCTCGAATCGATGGCGCACCAGACCCACGATCTCCAGACCGCCTTCGCCGCCGATGGCGCGCGCTGGTCGTGCCTGCGCATCGACGGCGGCATGGTCGCCAACGACTGGATGGCGCAGGACCTCGCCGATATGCTCGACCTGGAAGTCGAGCGGCCGGGCTTTGCCGAGACGACCGCGCTTGGCGCGGCGATGCTCGCGGGGCTCGGCTGCGGCTGGTTCAAGGACCTCAGCGAGGCGGCGGCGATGCGCGGGGCCGCGGATCGCTTCAAGCCGGCGATCGATGCCGACGATCGCGACCGGCGACTGGCGGGCTGGTCGGCGGCGGTCGCCGCAGTCGTCTCGGCGGCGGCGAGGTAA
- a CDS encoding PilZ domain-containing protein — protein MSAQPLDEEQRASLRLTLHAEGRLSEPYAGGHGIELLDISATGARIATYRRFQPGQVVYLTVDQLRSIKCHVRWARPGEVGVAFDRPLHVAILEHLAATHRG, from the coding sequence ATGTCCGCCCAGCCGCTCGATGAAGAACAGCGTGCCAGCCTGCGCCTGACGCTCCATGCCGAGGGTCGGCTGTCCGAGCCCTATGCCGGTGGCCACGGAATCGAGCTGCTCGACATTTCGGCGACGGGCGCGCGCATCGCCACCTATCGCCGCTTCCAGCCCGGCCAGGTCGTCTACCTGACCGTCGACCAGCTCCGCTCGATCAAGTGCCATGTCCGCTGGGCGCGCCCCGGCGAGGTCGGCGTCGCGTTCGATCGCCCGCTCCACGTCGCGATCCTCGAACATCTGGCGGCGACCCACCGCGGCTGA
- a CDS encoding (deoxy)nucleoside triphosphate pyrophosphohydrolase, producing the protein MRADGPLPMLLVAAAALVDGDGRVLVQRRPAGGPMAGLWEFPGGKVEPGETPEAALIRELDEELGIDVEAACLAPAVFASEPLGEKHLLLLLYACRKWRGLPEARHAEALKWVRPVELHRLEMPPADKPLIGLIEALI; encoded by the coding sequence ATGCGAGCGGATGGTCCGTTGCCGATGCTGCTGGTCGCAGCGGCGGCGCTGGTCGACGGCGACGGACGCGTGCTGGTCCAGCGGCGCCCCGCGGGCGGGCCAATGGCGGGGCTGTGGGAGTTTCCGGGCGGGAAGGTCGAGCCGGGCGAGACGCCGGAGGCGGCGCTGATCCGCGAGCTGGACGAGGAACTGGGCATCGATGTCGAGGCGGCGTGCCTGGCGCCGGCGGTGTTCGCGAGCGAACCGCTGGGGGAAAAGCACCTGCTGCTTCTGCTCTATGCCTGCCGCAAATGGCGGGGCCTGCCCGAAGCGCGGCATGCCGAGGCCTTGAAGTGGGTGCGGCCGGTCGAACTTCACCGGTTGGAGATGCCGCCAGCGGACAAGCCGCTGATCGGGCTGATCGAGGCGTTGATCTGA
- a CDS encoding Flp family type IVb pilin produces MARLARLAQRLLRERRAATAVEYGLILALVVIAIIAAIMAVANVTTGMWNNVNTRVDEVM; encoded by the coding sequence ATGGCGCGACTGGCACGATTGGCGCAACGCCTGCTTCGCGAACGGCGGGCCGCCACGGCGGTCGAGTACGGCCTGATCCTCGCGCTCGTCGTCATCGCCATCATTGCCGCGATCATGGCCGTCGCCAACGTCACGACCGGCATGTGGAACAACGTCAACACGCGCGTCGACGAGGTCATGTGA
- a CDS encoding Flp family type IVb pilin, whose product MQTIRKIFTDKKGATAIEYGLIAALIAVAAIAAMQGLGNNLTKTFNNVASNMKST is encoded by the coding sequence ATGCAGACGATTCGCAAGATTTTCACCGACAAGAAGGGCGCCACCGCGATCGAGTACGGCCTGATCGCCGCGCTGATCGCCGTTGCGGCGATCGCCGCGATGCAGGGCCTCGGCAACAACCTGACGAAGACGTTCAACAACGTCGCGTCGAACATGAAGTCGACCTGA
- a CDS encoding M23 family metallopeptidase — protein MRTVSGGGRTSLFLNDDQHWLDGSATGTRGFGRANALALPTQTGIERAAERLRRLDLVVDLGADIGSAAWLRGAATCLGLCALTIALAPRLDRPIHVVGTAPASTTDRDELASQSIAPLAFGATSGRRIGATNAVRPLADTPERPTLDLSATLPGGDAIARTLRRSGVGAGEADRAAALIAEQVSLADIRPGTRIDLTLGRRPTRDVPRPLEHLAFRARFDLALEVVRDGGTFTVRPMPIAIDATPLRIRGRVGSSLYRSARAAGAPAKAVEAFIRQIATRMPMSRIGADSQYELIVEQERAATGETRQGKLLYAAVGEGDRRTQLVRWEDGGRTDWFDPKGVGEKKGMMAMPVAARISSSFGWRTHPVLGFRRLHKGMDFAAPYGSPIRAATDGVVAFAGRHGGYGNFVKLVHGGGLATGYGHMSRIAVRGGERVNRGEVIGYVGSTGLSTGPHLHYELWRNGSPINPASVSFTTTSQLSGRDLANFRALVSRLMAVPVRGGSAQ, from the coding sequence GTGCGGACGGTCAGCGGCGGGGGCCGGACGAGTTTGTTCCTCAACGACGATCAGCACTGGCTCGACGGCTCGGCGACGGGCACGCGCGGCTTCGGGCGCGCCAACGCGCTCGCGCTGCCGACGCAGACCGGGATCGAGCGCGCGGCCGAGCGGTTGCGCCGCCTCGACCTCGTCGTCGACCTGGGCGCCGATATCGGTTCGGCCGCTTGGCTCCGCGGCGCCGCCACATGCCTCGGCCTTTGCGCGCTCACCATCGCGCTCGCCCCCAGGCTCGATCGTCCGATCCACGTCGTCGGCACCGCGCCCGCCAGCACTACCGATCGCGACGAGCTCGCCTCGCAATCGATCGCCCCGCTCGCGTTCGGCGCCACCAGCGGCCGGCGGATCGGCGCGACCAACGCGGTCCGCCCGCTCGCCGACACGCCCGAGCGCCCGACCCTCGATCTCTCCGCGACATTGCCCGGCGGCGACGCCATCGCTCGCACGCTCCGCCGCAGCGGCGTGGGCGCGGGCGAGGCCGACCGCGCGGCCGCGCTCATCGCCGAGCAGGTGTCGCTCGCCGACATCCGTCCGGGCACGCGCATCGACCTGACGCTCGGCCGTCGCCCGACGCGCGACGTGCCGCGCCCGCTCGAGCACCTCGCCTTCCGCGCGCGTTTCGACCTGGCGCTAGAGGTCGTGCGCGACGGCGGCACCTTTACCGTTCGGCCGATGCCGATCGCGATCGACGCGACGCCGCTCCGCATCCGCGGACGCGTCGGCTCCAGCCTCTATCGCTCGGCACGCGCTGCCGGTGCGCCGGCCAAGGCGGTCGAGGCCTTCATCCGCCAGATCGCGACCCGAATGCCGATGTCGCGCATCGGCGCCGACAGCCAGTATGAACTGATCGTCGAGCAGGAACGCGCCGCGACCGGAGAGACCCGCCAGGGCAAGCTCCTTTATGCCGCTGTCGGCGAAGGGGATCGCCGGACGCAACTGGTGCGCTGGGAAGATGGCGGCCGCACCGACTGGTTCGACCCCAAGGGCGTGGGCGAGAAGAAGGGCATGATGGCGATGCCGGTCGCGGCCCGCATCTCCTCCAGCTTTGGCTGGCGCACGCATCCCGTGCTCGGCTTCCGCCGCCTGCACAAGGGCATGGACTTCGCCGCCCCCTATGGCAGCCCGATCCGCGCCGCGACCGACGGCGTCGTCGCCTTTGCCGGGCGGCACGGCGGCTATGGCAATTTCGTCAAGCTCGTCCATGGCGGCGGGCTGGCGACCGGATACGGCCATATGAGCCGCATCGCGGTCCGCGGCGGCGAGCGCGTCAACCGGGGCGAGGTGATCGGCTATGTCGGCTCAACCGGCCTCTCGACCGGCCCACACCTCCATTACGAGCTGTGGCGCAACGGCAGCCCGATCAACCCGGCCTCGGTCAGCTTCACCACCACCTCGCAGCTCTCGGGCCGCGACCTCGCCAACTTCCGCGCGCTCGTCTCGCGGCTGATGGCGGTGCCGGTGCGCGGCGGTTCGGCTCAGTAA